Below is a window of Rhodoglobus vestalii DNA.
AGCTGGTGTGACCATTCATGCGGATGAGCGCACGCGGGAGCTGTTCCCGGAGTGTCTAGTTGCTGGCGATGACGCTTGGGGCGTTGAGCATTTGAGTCTCGACATCGCAGTGCGTGTCGTCGCAGACCTCGATGCAGCTATCGACCACATCACAACGTATTCGACCAAACACACCGAATCGATCATTACCAACGATCTGGCTAATGCTGACCGTTTTCTGGCGGAGGTGGACTCCGCGGTGGTGATGGTGAACGCATCGACACGGTTTACGGATGGCGCGGAGTTTGGGTTTGGGGCCGAAGTCGGTATTTCTACCCAGAAGCTCCACGCGCGAGGGCCCATGGGGTTGCCAGAACTCACCAGCACGAAGTGGGTCGTGCGCGGCAGCGGTCAGGTGCGCGGCTAGACTGTTAGCGGTTTTCTGAATGGAGATGTAATGTCGATTTTTCTGAACGTGTTTGCTTCGACCGAAGAGCTCGCACCGCTGGTTTTGCCAGTGCTCGCGTTCCCGCTTATCGCGGCGGTCCTTTTGACGACTCTTGGTTTTGTCACCTGGAGCTTTCGTGACGTAGCGAACCGCCAAGGCGTTAAGCCCTCGAAGGCTGGCAGCGCTCACGACGCAGGCCACTAGGGTCTATTCATGTCGGCCGAAACGGCGCCGCGGCGGTCGCGCATCGGCATTATGGGTGGCACTTTTGATCCCATCCACAACGGCCATCTTGTGGCGGCCAGTGAGGCGCAAGAACAGTTTGAGCTTGACGAGGTAATTTTTGTTCCGACGGGCAAGCCGTGGATGAAATCGACGGTGACAGCCGGGGAACACCGCTATCTGATGACGGTAATCGCGACGGCCGCGAACCCCGGCTTCAATGTCAGTCGCGTCGACTTAGAGCGCGAAGGCGCGACCTACACGATCGACACTCTCCGCGACATGCGAAAGGCGTATCCCGACGCCGATCTGTTCTTCATCACTGGTGCGGACGCGATGACCCAAATCATGGAGTGGAAAGACGTTTCAGAGGTCTGGGACCTTGCTCACTTCATAGCAGTTTCACGGCCAGGACACCCCCTAACCATTAGCGGATTGCCTACGCAAGGCGTAAGCTCGTTAGAAGTGCCGGCGCTTGCGATCTCATCCACTGATTGCCGAACCAGAGTGAGTCAGGGCTCACCCGTCTGGTATTTGGTTCCGGATGGTGTCGTTCAATACATCGCTAAGCACCATTTGTATCGGAGTATGCCATGACCACTTTTCACGATCCGCAGCCGCAATCGCGGCGCGCGGCACGTCAGAGTGAGCGCGAACGAGCTGCCGACGAGCAGTCTTCCACAGAGGGTTTCACGACCTTCCCGGCGAAGGATGTGGCGGGGGAAGCCGCTGACAGCGCGGTTGAAGATCAGGCTGATGGCACTCCCACCAGTTCAAGCGATTCTGCCCCGACGGCTACCGTCTCAAGTGATTCGCCAACGTCATCAACTTCCGGCCCGTCGGGCGAGGAGGCGTACCTGAGCGCACCTCCGCCGTCGCCGCAAACACAGTATTCCCACTTCGCGCCCCCGGCACCCTCCCCTGCGCAGGCGCCATCAGTCGAACAAGCGCCGTCTGCCGAACAGGCATCGCCGGTCGAACAAGCATCGCCGGTTTCAGAAACTGCTACTCCCGGCACGCTTGCGGCGGACGAAGAAGACGCGCCAGAGCGCACTCTGACCCGTCGTGAACTCCGTGAGCTCCGCGCACGTCAAGAAGCAGAGGTAGCTCCCGCAGTTGCGGCCCTAACGGTTGAGTCAGAGACCCCGGTGTACCTTGAGCCGCCAGCTCTAATCGATCCGCTCGCAGTGGTTCCTGAGGCGGCATCTTCTAGTGCGTCATCAGAAGATGCCCTCAGCGCATTCGAATCATTGCTTGCGAATGCCGACGGCTCGGCAAAAGAGGCGGCAACTAACGCTGCGCCTCCATCACCGCTCGCTGACGTGCTGCGGGGGGCAGGCTCGTCGGCATCAGCCTCCACAATTGATGAGCCGCAGAATCCGACAGGGGAACCGCAGCCGGAAGCTCAGCACACCATGGCTGACCTGTTCGGTTTCGACCCTGAATCCTCGAACGAACATTCTGCGCCGACAGCTGACGAAACGGCGGCAAACCTCAGCACTGTGCGCAGAGAGTTTGACGATCTGGCACGAAAGCGTCTCGATGGTGAGCTTCTCTCCGCCGAGGTCGACCCTGCCGCG
It encodes the following:
- the nadD gene encoding nicotinate-nucleotide adenylyltransferase: MSAETAPRRSRIGIMGGTFDPIHNGHLVAASEAQEQFELDEVIFVPTGKPWMKSTVTAGEHRYLMTVIATAANPGFNVSRVDLEREGATYTIDTLRDMRKAYPDADLFFITGADAMTQIMEWKDVSEVWDLAHFIAVSRPGHPLTISGLPTQGVSSLEVPALAISSTDCRTRVSQGSPVWYLVPDGVVQYIAKHHLYRSMP